The Thermoanaerobaculia bacterium genome has a window encoding:
- a CDS encoding molybdopterin-dependent oxidoreductase has translation MNPEGLDRRRFLALAAAGSVLPGAVAAAFASPRRLLQRNGYPTDAETPLELLTDYITPNDLFFVRHHWNPVTVDPATWSLAVDGEVDRPLRLTLAELRAMPAASATCVLQCAGNGRGLQSPPVPGVQWKYGAVGNARWTGVRVRDLLDRAGVRPAARHVHTFGADVPPGKVPPFHRSVEIEKLAADGIVAYEMNGEPLAHPHGAPARLVVPGWAGDHWMKWLGRLSPQPLAQTGFYMDTAYRYPKSPGAPGAPVKPEDTVPVTELFVKSNFTRVPSGARVGRPVELGGFAFSGAPDVARVEVSDDAGGSWKTAALESRHDPFAWRLWTFRWTPSRPGDASLLCRATDARGAVQPKEGAWNPSGYLQNGWHSVTVPVSA, from the coding sequence ATGAACCCCGAGGGATTGGATCGCCGCCGATTCCTGGCGCTCGCCGCCGCCGGTTCCGTTCTTCCCGGCGCGGTCGCGGCGGCTTTCGCGTCGCCCCGGCGGCTGCTGCAGCGCAACGGTTACCCGACCGACGCCGAGACTCCCCTCGAGCTCCTGACCGACTACATCACGCCGAACGATCTCTTCTTCGTGCGCCATCACTGGAATCCCGTGACGGTCGATCCCGCGACGTGGTCGCTCGCCGTCGACGGCGAGGTCGACCGGCCCCTGCGGCTCACGCTCGCGGAACTCCGGGCGATGCCCGCGGCCTCGGCGACCTGCGTCCTCCAGTGCGCCGGCAACGGCCGCGGCCTCCAGTCCCCTCCGGTTCCCGGCGTGCAGTGGAAGTACGGCGCCGTCGGGAACGCCCGCTGGACGGGAGTGCGCGTGCGCGACCTGCTCGACCGCGCCGGAGTCCGCCCGGCCGCCCGGCACGTCCACACGTTCGGCGCGGACGTTCCGCCCGGAAAAGTCCCCCCGTTCCACCGCAGCGTCGAAATCGAAAAGCTCGCCGCCGACGGGATCGTCGCGTACGAGATGAACGGCGAGCCCCTCGCGCATCCGCACGGCGCGCCGGCGCGGCTCGTCGTGCCCGGATGGGCCGGAGATCACTGGATGAAATGGCTCGGCCGGCTCTCTCCGCAGCCTCTCGCGCAGACCGGCTTCTACATGGACACCGCGTACCGGTATCCGAAGTCTCCCGGCGCCCCCGGAGCGCCGGTGAAGCCGGAGGACACCGTTCCGGTCACCGAGCTCTTCGTCAAGTCGAACTTCACTCGGGTTCCTTCGGGAGCGCGCGTCGGCCGGCCCGTCGAGCTGGGAGGGTTCGCGTTCTCCGGCGCGCCGGACGTCGCGCGCGTCGAGGTGAGCGACGACGCGGGAGGATCGTGGAAGACCGCCGCACTCGAATCGCGCCACGATCCGTTCGCCTGGCGGCTCTGGACGTTTCGCTGGACTCCGTCGAGGCCGGGCGACGCTTCGCTCCTGTGCCGGGCGACCGACGCGCGCGGGGCGGTTCAACCGAAGGAGGGCGCGTGGAATCCGAGCGGGTACCTCCAGAACGGCTGGCACTCCGTCACCGTCCCGGTGAGCGCATGA